From Helicoverpa armigera isolate CAAS_96S chromosome 26, ASM3070526v1, whole genome shotgun sequence, one genomic window encodes:
- the LOC110373915 gene encoding protein lethal(2)essential for life, whose translation MSLLPFLLGTAPHRLADQEFGLGISPDDLLTAVVAPMVARDYYRPWRQMAVAARDVGSTIVSNKEKFQVNLDVQHFAPEEISVKTSDGYVIVEGKHEEKRDEHGYISRQFTRRYILPENCDPATVESKLSSDGVLSIIAPKTPPSSKNERSVPISQTGPVRKEIKDAASQRTAQADANGTAK comes from the coding sequence atgtcTCTGCTACCATTCTTGCTCGGAACCGCTCCTCACCGCCTCGCTGACCAGGAGTTCGGGCTAGGAATCTCTCCCGATGACTTGCTGACTGCTGTCGTCGCCCCTATGGTGGCTCGGGATTACTACAGACCCTGGAGACAGATGGCCGTAGCAGCCAGGGACGTCGGATCCACCATCGTGTCAAACAAGGAAAAGTTTCAAGTCAACCTGGATGTGCAGCATTTCGCTCCTGAAGAGATCAGCGTGAAGACTTCCGACGGATACGTGATCGTCGAAGGGAAACATGAAGAGAAGAGGGATGAACATGGCTACATTTCCCGCCAGTTTACTAGGCGTTACATCCTGCCTGAGAACTGCGACCCTGCTACTGTTGAGTCCAAGCTGTCCTCTGATGGGGTGTTGTCCATCATTGCTCCGAAAACTCCTCCATCGTCGAAGAACGAGAGGTCTGTCCCGATCTCTCAGACCGGGCCCGTGAGGAAGGAGATCAAGGACGCGGCCAGCCAGCGCACCGCCCAGGCTGACGCCAACGGCACAGCCAAGTAA